CACTGGCTGGAATGGCCGTGGGATGTTTGTTGTAAGGCAAAAGGGGTATCCTCAAGGCATCAACTGCAATAAACAAACTGCTGATGCATGGGATTTGAATGAAGGTGATTTATTTATCGTTCATCCATATTTACAAATTAAAAACTCTGACGGAACACACGCAATGTGGGTGCCAAGCATTGGAGATA
The DNA window shown above is from Lactococcus sp. S-13 and carries:
- a CDS encoding DUF2829 domain-containing protein, which gives rise to MKFEEVLPLIKEGKKALRTGWNGRGMFVVRQKGYPQGINCNKQTADAWDLNEGDLFIVHPYLQIKNSDGTHAMWVPSIGD